The Streptomyces sp. NBC_00691 genome has a segment encoding these proteins:
- a CDS encoding adenylate/guanylate cyclase domain-containing protein — MTVDDENEGGAPEPPTYPTPHHEVDHTAEPSDDPLAIRLEQLILGADRRYTPFQAARTAGVSMELASRFWRAMGFADIGQAKALTEADVLALRRLAGLVEAGLLSEPMAVQVARSTGQTTARLAEWQIDSFLEGLTEPPEPGMTRTEVTYPLVELLLPELEEFLIYVWRRQLAAATGRVLVQAADDEEMVDRRLAVGFADLVGFTRLTRRLEEEELGELVEAFETTCADLVAAHGGRLIKTLGDEVLYAADDAGTAAEIALRLIETLSHDDTMPALRVGIAFGTVTTRMGDVFGTTVNLASRLTSIAPKDAVLVDGALAEELSRTGEAPVSETEAAEEAARAEKEGRQAATYRFALQPMWQRPVRGLGVVEPWLLTRRPT, encoded by the coding sequence GTGACCGTCGACGACGAGAACGAGGGCGGCGCGCCCGAGCCTCCCACGTACCCCACCCCCCATCACGAGGTCGACCACACGGCCGAGCCGAGCGACGATCCGCTCGCCATCCGGCTCGAACAGCTCATCCTCGGCGCGGACCGCCGCTACACCCCGTTCCAGGCCGCCCGCACGGCGGGCGTCTCCATGGAACTCGCCTCCCGTTTCTGGCGCGCCATGGGCTTCGCCGACATCGGCCAGGCCAAGGCCCTCACCGAGGCAGACGTCCTCGCGCTGCGCCGGCTGGCCGGTCTCGTCGAGGCCGGGCTGCTCAGCGAGCCGATGGCCGTACAGGTGGCCCGCTCCACCGGACAGACCACCGCCCGGCTCGCCGAGTGGCAGATCGACTCCTTCCTGGAAGGCCTCACCGAGCCGCCCGAGCCCGGAATGACCCGCACCGAGGTCACGTATCCGCTGGTCGAGCTGCTCCTGCCCGAGCTGGAGGAGTTCCTCATCTACGTCTGGCGGCGGCAGCTCGCCGCCGCCACCGGCCGGGTGCTCGTGCAGGCCGCCGACGACGAGGAGATGGTCGACCGGCGGCTCGCGGTCGGCTTCGCGGACCTGGTCGGCTTCACCCGGCTGACCCGCCGCCTGGAGGAGGAGGAGCTCGGCGAACTCGTCGAGGCCTTCGAGACGACCTGCGCCGACCTGGTCGCCGCGCACGGCGGCCGCCTCATCAAGACCCTCGGCGACGAAGTGCTCTACGCGGCGGACGACGCCGGCACGGCCGCCGAGATCGCGCTGCGGCTGATCGAGACCCTCAGCCACGACGACACGATGCCCGCCCTGCGCGTCGGCATCGCCTTCGGCACGGTGACGACCCGGATGGGCGACGTCTTCGGCACGACCGTGAACCTGGCGAGCCGGCTCACCTCGATAGCGCCGAAGGACGCCGTCCTCGTCGACGGCGCGCTCGCGGAGGAGCTGTCCAGGACGGGCGAGGCGCCCGTCTCGGAGACGGAGGCCGCCGAGGAGGCCGCCCGCGCGGAGAAGGAGGGCCGCCAGGCCGCCACGTACCGCTTCGCGCTCCAGCCGATGTGGCAGCGGCCCGTCCGCGGTCTCGGCGTCGTCGAACCCTGGCTCCTGACCCGCCGCCCCACCTAG
- a CDS encoding enoyl-CoA hydratase/isomerase family protein, which produces MSEQRFGEFVVVRKDGSGHVAELVLDRPKAMNAVSSEMARSLGAACDALAADPAVRVTVLTSSNDRAFCVGADLKERNSFTDAELVRQRPTARAAYTGVLELPMPTVAAVHGFALGGGFELALACDVIVADATAVVGLPEVSVGVIPGGGGTQLLPRRVGAARAAELVFTARRVEAAEARELGLVDLLEEDARTAALELAGRIAANSPVGLRAAKKAMRLGQGLDLRAGLEVEDAAWRSVAFSGDRAEGVAAFNEKRKPNWPGE; this is translated from the coding sequence ATGTCCGAGCAGCGCTTCGGTGAGTTCGTGGTGGTCCGGAAGGACGGGAGCGGGCACGTCGCCGAGCTGGTCCTCGACCGGCCCAAGGCGATGAACGCCGTCTCCTCCGAGATGGCCCGCTCCCTCGGCGCCGCCTGCGACGCGCTCGCCGCCGACCCCGCGGTCCGCGTCACCGTGCTGACCTCGTCGAACGACCGCGCCTTCTGCGTCGGCGCCGACCTCAAGGAGCGCAACTCCTTCACCGACGCCGAGCTGGTCCGCCAGCGGCCGACGGCCCGCGCCGCCTACACCGGCGTCCTGGAGCTGCCCATGCCGACCGTCGCCGCCGTGCATGGCTTCGCCCTCGGCGGCGGCTTCGAGCTGGCCCTCGCCTGCGACGTGATCGTGGCCGACGCGACCGCCGTGGTCGGTCTCCCCGAGGTGTCCGTGGGCGTCATCCCGGGCGGCGGCGGTACGCAGCTGCTGCCCCGTCGGGTGGGTGCGGCGCGCGCCGCCGAGCTGGTCTTCACGGCCCGCCGGGTGGAGGCCGCGGAGGCCCGTGAGCTGGGTCTGGTCGACCTCCTGGAGGAGGACGCGCGGACGGCGGCCCTGGAGCTGGCCGGCCGGATCGCGGCGAACTCGCCGGTCGGCCTGCGGGCCGCGAAGAAGGCCATGCGGCTGGGCCAGGGCCTGGACCTGCGGGCGGGCCTGGAGGTCGAGGACGCGGCCTGGCGTTCGGTGGCGTTCTCGGGGGACCGTGCGGAGGGCGTGGCGGCCTTCAACGAGAAGCGGAAGCCGAACTGGCCGGGCGAGTAG
- a CDS encoding GGDEF domain-containing protein encodes MGEDGRLRAVVALAQGMAAAHTPREFWRAAALGSCDGLDGTFAALSVWQRDHGRLKVLVNAGARALGEEEFPDSETYPVHQFPEITEFLHEQWAGGGEPDAWVETADDPVTTGRVAGLRRRGRGCCVVAPIVLHGRAWGELYVARPPEEKPFTRADADFATVLAAVVAAGIAQAERLEEVRKLAFTDPLTGLANRRAVDTRLDEAIERYRVDGSVVSLMVCDLNGLKRVNDTHGHAVGDRLLERFGSVLSRCGAMLPGALAARLGGDEFCLLTVGPTADEVVAVAEELCVRAAELELGEGVACGVASTGDPIGPLRSARRLFRLADAAQYQAKAARSVKPVVAGRDGTVVRLADAPPGARDRRRFRDAPPVEPPESEGGG; translated from the coding sequence ATGGGTGAGGACGGACGGCTGCGGGCCGTAGTGGCGCTGGCGCAGGGGATGGCGGCGGCGCACACTCCACGCGAGTTCTGGCGGGCGGCGGCGCTCGGGTCCTGCGACGGGCTCGACGGCACCTTCGCCGCCCTCTCCGTCTGGCAGCGGGACCATGGACGCCTCAAGGTCCTGGTGAACGCCGGGGCGCGGGCCCTGGGCGAGGAGGAGTTCCCGGACTCGGAGACGTATCCGGTGCACCAGTTCCCCGAGATCACCGAGTTCCTGCACGAGCAGTGGGCGGGCGGCGGCGAGCCGGACGCCTGGGTGGAGACCGCCGACGACCCGGTCACGACGGGCCGGGTGGCCGGTCTGCGGAGGCGGGGTCGGGGCTGCTGCGTGGTCGCCCCGATCGTGCTGCACGGGCGCGCGTGGGGCGAGCTGTACGTGGCCCGCCCGCCGGAGGAGAAACCTTTCACCCGCGCGGACGCCGACTTCGCCACCGTGCTCGCGGCGGTGGTCGCGGCGGGCATCGCCCAGGCCGAACGACTGGAGGAGGTCCGCAAGCTCGCCTTCACCGACCCCCTGACGGGACTGGCCAACAGGCGGGCCGTCGACACCCGCCTGGACGAGGCCATCGAGCGCTACCGGGTGGACGGCTCCGTGGTCAGCCTGATGGTCTGCGACCTGAACGGCCTCAAGCGGGTCAACGACACCCACGGCCACGCGGTCGGCGACCGGCTCCTCGAACGCTTCGGATCCGTCCTCTCCCGCTGTGGAGCGATGCTCCCGGGCGCCTTGGCGGCGCGCCTCGGCGGCGACGAGTTCTGCCTCCTGACGGTCGGCCCGACGGCGGACGAGGTGGTGGCGGTCGCGGAGGAGCTCTGCGTACGGGCGGCGGAGCTGGAGCTGGGGGAGGGCGTGGCCTGCGGGGTGGCGTCCACGGGCGACCCGATCGGCCCGCTGAGGTCGGCGCGCCGCCTCTTCCGCCTCGCGGACGCGGCCCAGTACCAGGCCAAGGCGGCGCGCTCGGTGAAGCCGGTGGTGGCGGGCCGTGACGGCACGGTCGTCCGGCTGGCCGACGCCCCGCCGGGGGCGCGGGACAGGCGAAGGTTCAGGGACGCACCACCGGTGGAACCGCCGGAGTCGGAGGGCGGCGGGTGA
- a CDS encoding DUF6342 family protein, translated as MADIDLGVASDWDEGDTHGRVKLRQNQVYPTSPKKDVLISSPVSIELSVNTNHSSSQEADKIYFTTHHGSTKKIIAVLDSDGNLHIAGRLITEQKDLGY; from the coding sequence ATGGCTGACATCGACCTCGGCGTGGCGTCCGACTGGGACGAGGGTGACACTCACGGGCGCGTCAAGTTGCGGCAGAACCAGGTCTATCCGACCTCGCCGAAGAAGGACGTGCTCATCAGCTCCCCGGTGAGCATCGAGTTGTCCGTGAACACGAACCACTCCTCCTCGCAGGAGGCGGACAAGATCTACTTCACCACCCACCACGGCTCGACGAAGAAGATCATCGCCGTGCTCGACTCCGACGGCAACCTGCACATCGCCGGCCGTCTGATCACCGAGCAGAAGGACCTCGGCTACTAG
- a CDS encoding helix-turn-helix domain-containing protein produces the protein MPGAKDLDPGDSVEQYLGNVVREARLALGRDWTQAHVGSKVFSSGSRISAIELGEDPPDRDLAKKLEVVLRLPPGTLVNLVKILTEQNVRDYAKTYMRRQLEATAMHEFSIVVPGLLQTDGYARAVMGAGLAGDPAQIGDYVRRRLERQAVLDRPDPPWMMIVLDEACLRRDMGGSRVMREQIDHLLASCERPHVNVQVLPMKGEPVAGSLALLTLPKGERGAYTEGFSTGNYTEEPAEVMRFQRVYDLLQQGALGVRASLELMRAIAKEHDD, from the coding sequence ATGCCAGGGGCGAAGGATCTGGACCCCGGGGACAGCGTCGAGCAGTACCTCGGAAACGTGGTGCGCGAGGCGCGGCTGGCCCTGGGGCGCGACTGGACGCAGGCGCACGTCGGGTCGAAGGTCTTCAGCAGCGGGAGCCGGATCTCCGCGATCGAGCTGGGTGAGGATCCCCCGGACCGCGACCTGGCGAAGAAACTGGAGGTGGTCCTCCGGCTTCCGCCCGGCACCCTCGTGAACCTCGTGAAGATCCTCACCGAGCAGAACGTCCGCGACTACGCGAAGACCTACATGCGGCGGCAGCTCGAAGCCACCGCCATGCACGAGTTCTCCATCGTCGTGCCGGGTCTGCTCCAGACCGACGGCTACGCGCGAGCGGTGATGGGCGCGGGCCTCGCGGGCGATCCGGCCCAGATCGGCGACTACGTGCGCCGGAGGCTGGAGCGGCAGGCCGTCCTCGACCGGCCGGACCCGCCGTGGATGATGATCGTCCTCGACGAGGCCTGTCTGCGCCGTGACATGGGAGGCAGCCGGGTGATGCGCGAGCAGATCGACCACCTCCTGGCCTCGTGCGAACGCCCCCACGTGAACGTCCAGGTGCTCCCCATGAAGGGGGAACCCGTGGCCGGTTCGCTTGCGCTCCTCACGCTGCCCAAGGGGGAAAGAGGGGCGTATACGGAGGGGTTCAGTACGGGCAACTACACAGAGGAACCAGCTGAGGTGATGCGTTTCCAACGTGTCTATGATCTGCTGCAACAGGGTGCCCTGGGCGTCCGGGCATCCCTTGAACTGATGCGCGCGATCGCGAAGGAACACGATGACTGA
- a CDS encoding DUF397 domain-containing protein — translation MTETSPNWHTSTYSGNDNDACIEVADNAPSVIRVRDTKDRTKGELTATPAAWAAFTAFAWTRAL, via the coding sequence ATGACTGAGACCTCGCCGAACTGGCACACGAGCACGTACAGCGGCAACGACAACGACGCCTGCATCGAGGTCGCCGACAACGCTCCCAGCGTCATCCGCGTCCGCGACACCAAAGACCGCACCAAGGGCGAACTCACCGCCACCCCCGCCGCCTGGGCCGCCTTCACCGCCTTCGCGTGGACCCGCGCGCTCTGA
- a CDS encoding MarR family winged helix-turn-helix transcriptional regulator has product MAENTAASTDGASPGRPPRPDLAAMVVPLGRALMAAEQPVLDAHGLTMWAYAVLLHLDERPLRTQAALAEAIRADKTRIIPVLDDLEARELLRRQPDPADRRARLLSLTPEGRRLRDTAQTAIQEGENRLLDTLPAADREPFLRSLRALHERNRP; this is encoded by the coding sequence ATGGCCGAGAACACCGCAGCGAGCACCGACGGCGCGAGCCCGGGCCGCCCGCCCCGCCCCGACCTCGCCGCGATGGTCGTCCCGCTCGGCCGCGCCCTGATGGCCGCCGAGCAGCCGGTTCTCGACGCGCACGGCCTGACGATGTGGGCGTACGCGGTCCTCCTCCACCTCGACGAGCGGCCCCTCCGCACCCAGGCGGCGCTGGCCGAGGCGATCCGGGCGGACAAGACCCGGATCATCCCCGTCCTGGACGACCTGGAGGCGCGGGAGCTGCTGCGCCGGCAGCCCGACCCGGCGGACCGGCGGGCCAGGCTGCTCTCCCTCACCCCTGAGGGCCGCAGGCTGCGGGACACCGCGCAGACCGCGATCCAGGAGGGCGAGAACCGCCTGCTCGACACCCTCCCGGCTGCCGACCGCGAGCCGTTCCTCAGAAGCCTGCGCGCCCTGCACGAGCGCAACCGGCCCTGA
- a CDS encoding TIGR03086 family metal-binding protein, translating into MPTNMKGLTHPADFDRLRQLHARVIRDSATLVHRVDPADLARPTPCAAWSLADLLAHMTAQHHGFAAAARGDGRNPAHWEVHPAGRDAPARYGEAAERIVDAFAAVDGPEVPLALPEFGRDRTFRAERALGFHLLDYVVHGWDVARSLGLPYAPGADVLAVALPIAEAVPTGEARTVPGGPFGPEREPAAGADTLDRILATLGRPAAWRPC; encoded by the coding sequence ATGCCTACGAATATGAAGGGGCTCACGCACCCCGCGGACTTCGACCGGCTCCGGCAGCTCCACGCGCGCGTGATCCGGGACAGCGCGACCCTGGTGCACCGCGTCGACCCCGCAGACCTGGCCCGGCCCACCCCGTGCGCAGCCTGGAGCCTGGCGGACCTGCTCGCCCATATGACGGCCCAGCACCACGGCTTCGCGGCCGCCGCACGCGGCGACGGCCGGAATCCGGCGCACTGGGAGGTCCACCCGGCGGGCAGGGACGCGCCCGCGCGGTACGGCGAGGCGGCCGAGCGGATCGTCGACGCCTTCGCGGCCGTGGACGGCCCGGAGGTGCCCCTCGCCCTGCCCGAGTTCGGCCGGGACCGGACGTTCCGCGCCGAACGGGCCCTGGGTTTCCACCTCCTCGACTACGTCGTGCACGGCTGGGACGTCGCCCGCAGCCTGGGCCTCCCGTACGCCCCGGGGGCCGATGTCCTCGCCGTTGCGCTGCCGATCGCCGAGGCCGTGCCGACCGGCGAGGCCCGGACGGTCCCTGGCGGCCCCTTCGGGCCCGAACGGGAGCCGGCCGCCGGGGCGGACACGCTCGACCGCATCCTCGCGACCCTCGGCCGCCCGGCGGCCTGGCGCCCGTGCTGA
- the hutH gene encoding histidine ammonia-lyase yields the protein MQTVVLGTSGTTPQDVIDVARHGARVELSPEAVEALATARNIVDALAAKPEPVYGVSTGFGALATRHIGHELRAQLQRNIVRSHAAGMGPRVEREVVRALMFLRLKTVASGRTGVRPEVAQTMADVLNAGITPVVHEYGSLGCSGDLAPLSHCALALMGEGDAEGPDGELRPAGELLAAHGIAPVELKEKEGLALLNGTDGMLGMLIMALADLDTLYKSADITAALSLEALLGTEKVLEPELHDIRPHPGQSASAANMLAVLKGSELTGHFQSGEAPRVQDAYSIRCAPQVAGAGRDTMAHALLVAERELAAAVDNPVILADGQVRSNGNFHGAPVAYVLDFLAIAAADLGSIAERRTDRLLDKNRSHGLPPFLADDAGVDSGLMIAQYTQAALVSEMKRLAVPASADSIPSSAMQEDHVSMGWSAARKLRTAIGNLNRIIAVELYAATRGIELRHGLSPAPASAAAIEALRAAGVQGPGPDRFLAPDLAAADTFVREGKLLAAVEPVTGPLA from the coding sequence ATGCAGACAGTCGTCCTCGGCACGTCCGGCACGACCCCGCAGGACGTCATCGACGTCGCCCGCCACGGCGCCCGCGTCGAGCTGTCGCCCGAGGCCGTGGAGGCCCTGGCCACCGCCCGCAACATCGTCGACGCGCTCGCCGCCAAGCCCGAGCCCGTCTACGGGGTCTCCACCGGCTTCGGCGCGCTCGCCACCCGGCACATCGGCCATGAACTCCGCGCCCAGCTCCAGCGCAACATCGTCCGCTCGCACGCCGCCGGCATGGGCCCGCGCGTCGAGCGCGAGGTCGTCCGCGCCCTGATGTTCCTGCGGCTCAAGACCGTCGCCTCCGGCCGCACCGGCGTCCGCCCCGAGGTCGCCCAGACCATGGCCGACGTCCTCAACGCCGGCATCACCCCGGTCGTGCACGAGTACGGCTCCCTCGGCTGCTCCGGCGACCTCGCCCCGCTCTCCCACTGCGCCCTCGCGCTCATGGGCGAGGGCGACGCCGAGGGCCCCGACGGTGAGCTCCGGCCCGCCGGCGAGCTGCTCGCCGCCCACGGCATCGCCCCCGTCGAGCTCAAGGAGAAGGAGGGCCTCGCCCTCCTCAACGGCACCGACGGCATGCTCGGCATGCTGATCATGGCCCTCGCCGACCTCGACACCCTCTACAAGTCGGCCGACATCACCGCCGCGCTCTCCCTCGAAGCCCTCCTCGGCACCGAGAAGGTCCTCGAACCCGAGCTGCACGACATCCGCCCGCACCCCGGCCAGAGCGCCTCCGCCGCCAACATGCTGGCCGTGCTCAAGGGCTCCGAGCTCACCGGTCACTTCCAGAGCGGCGAGGCCCCCCGCGTCCAGGACGCCTACTCGATCCGCTGCGCCCCGCAGGTCGCCGGCGCCGGCCGCGACACCATGGCCCACGCCCTGCTCGTCGCCGAGCGCGAGCTGGCCGCCGCCGTCGACAACCCGGTGATCCTCGCCGACGGCCAGGTCCGCTCCAACGGCAACTTCCACGGCGCCCCCGTCGCGTACGTCCTCGACTTCCTCGCCATCGCCGCCGCCGACCTCGGGTCCATCGCCGAGCGCCGCACCGACCGGCTCCTGGACAAGAACCGCTCGCACGGCCTGCCGCCCTTCCTCGCCGACGACGCCGGCGTCGACTCGGGCCTGATGATCGCCCAGTACACGCAGGCCGCCCTGGTCAGCGAGATGAAGCGGCTCGCCGTCCCGGCCTCCGCCGACTCCATCCCGTCCTCGGCGATGCAGGAGGACCACGTCTCCATGGGCTGGTCCGCCGCCCGCAAGCTGCGCACCGCGATCGGCAACCTCAACCGGATCATCGCCGTCGAGCTGTACGCCGCCACCCGCGGCATCGAGCTCCGCCACGGCCTGTCCCCGGCGCCCGCCTCCGCCGCCGCCATCGAGGCGCTGCGCGCGGCCGGCGTCCAGGGCCCCGGCCCGGACCGCTTCCTCGCCCCCGACCTGGCGGCCGCCGACACCTTCGTCCGCGAAGGGAAGCTGCTCGCCGCGGTGGAGCCGGTCACCGGCCCGCTGGCGTAA